In Edaphobacter dinghuensis, one genomic interval encodes:
- a CDS encoding lipopolysaccharide biosynthesis protein, with protein MNWAAMAVSMVVPFFLTPFVVNSLGEVAYGVWILAVSTVAYLGLLDLGLRSAIIRYVSKADTQGKTDEARSAIGAALWFRLLISGGVAVLSVVLALVFPHLFKLPHDMQRAGQITVLLCALGVAVTLASGVFGAVLSAINRFDILSSITMVQTLARAVGVILILRSGRGLIALAYWEFTIVTLAGLATWGAAAKIYPVCRVRFTRPDMTMLRAIWSYSFTTFLIIIAVQIVFYSDNIVVGAFLSVGMVTFYSIAGSLALYSGQVASAMGTTFIPLASGLDASGRSDDLQKLLLRGTQAALGLVLPICAVLMVRGKTFIGLWMGHQYSEVSGTILQILIVSQFFTIANSTAGQIAYGTEKHKSVAKQAIGEAIANLTLSIILVKTVGIYGVAWGTTVSMALFHLCFWPLHVRKMVGIPIRKYVWEGWTKITLCTVPFGIVCVIADKYWHASSKTIFFGQVFATLPVYVIVVLIVFRSEAGSVFRRWQASRLARTQVSS; from the coding sequence ATGAATTGGGCCGCTATGGCAGTAAGCATGGTCGTGCCTTTTTTTCTGACGCCGTTTGTCGTCAATAGTCTTGGTGAAGTCGCATATGGAGTCTGGATACTTGCGGTTTCGACCGTAGCGTATCTGGGGCTTTTGGATTTAGGTTTACGCAGCGCCATTATCCGGTACGTATCCAAGGCAGACACTCAGGGCAAAACCGATGAGGCGCGAAGCGCCATTGGTGCCGCGTTGTGGTTTAGGCTGCTGATCTCGGGTGGCGTTGCCGTGTTGAGCGTCGTCCTCGCGCTGGTGTTCCCGCACCTGTTCAAGCTTCCTCACGACATGCAACGGGCAGGCCAGATCACGGTTCTTCTCTGCGCCTTGGGGGTTGCGGTTACGCTTGCGTCCGGTGTCTTCGGCGCCGTGCTCTCGGCGATCAATCGGTTCGATATTCTGAGCTCCATCACGATGGTGCAGACGCTTGCCAGGGCGGTCGGCGTCATCCTGATTCTTCGTAGTGGGAGAGGCCTGATTGCGCTGGCATATTGGGAGTTCACCATTGTCACTCTGGCAGGTCTCGCTACGTGGGGCGCAGCGGCGAAGATCTATCCGGTATGCCGGGTCAGGTTCACGCGGCCAGACATGACTATGCTGCGGGCGATTTGGTCGTATAGCTTTACAACGTTCTTGATCATCATCGCCGTGCAAATCGTGTTTTACTCCGACAATATAGTTGTTGGAGCGTTTCTATCGGTTGGAATGGTGACGTTTTATTCCATTGCTGGAAGCCTGGCACTATATTCAGGCCAGGTGGCTTCGGCGATGGGAACAACCTTCATCCCGCTTGCAAGTGGTCTCGATGCATCGGGCAGATCGGATGATCTGCAGAAGCTGCTTTTGCGGGGCACACAAGCCGCGCTGGGGCTTGTGTTGCCGATCTGCGCCGTATTGATGGTGCGCGGCAAGACTTTCATCGGTTTGTGGATGGGACACCAGTACAGTGAAGTATCGGGAACTATCCTCCAGATTTTAATCGTTAGCCAGTTCTTTACGATTGCAAATTCAACGGCCGGGCAGATCGCGTATGGAACAGAGAAGCACAAGTCTGTGGCTAAACAGGCAATTGGCGAAGCGATCGCTAACCTTACGCTGAGTATCATCCTGGTAAAGACTGTCGGCATCTATGGAGTTGCATGGGGCACCACGGTTTCGATGGCCCTCTTTCATCTTTGCTTCTGGCCTTTGCATGTTCGCAAGATGGTTGGTATTCCGATACGGAAATATGTATGGGAAGGGTGGACAAAGATTACGCTGTGCACCGTTCCCTTCGGCATTGTGTGCGTGATCGCCGACAAATATTGGCATGCCTCATCAAAAACGATCTTTTTCGGACAGGTATTTGCCACTCTGCCGGTTTATGTGATCGTTGTCCTGATCGTCTTTCGGTCCGAGGCGGGAAGTGTTTTCCGACGATGGCAGGCCTCCCGGCTTGCTCGGACACAAGTCTCCTCTTAG
- a CDS encoding glycosyltransferase family 2 protein yields the protein MTKISIAIPAYNSEPCLRETLESALAQTYPAHEIVVVDDGSKDRTEDIARSYGDRIRYIKQENTGIAGARNRAIQEATGDWIAFLDHDDLILPDKLEKQVALIEANPNLVVVYSTFKYLYTDGSTNKVPVFPAKELWPAIRYRTPILPSTSIIRRSAIQEIGGFSTDPRLRMIDDWDMWFRMVRRYSSDAFQEIPESLTLYRWWENNASKSFIPLAANVLGLLDRSLLNDLSGITKTIWKRRIEARVYYRLALSMREAQNERYWEFAVESFCKWPMWGTIVPFERYRVLAHMLLTRLRNFRFDLRYWWPKRDCRNLIG from the coding sequence ATGACAAAGATCAGCATTGCCATCCCGGCCTATAACTCCGAACCCTGCCTCCGGGAAACACTGGAAAGCGCACTAGCACAAACATATCCGGCTCACGAAATTGTTGTAGTAGATGATGGGTCCAAGGATCGTACCGAGGACATTGCCCGCTCGTACGGAGATCGCATCCGCTATATCAAGCAGGAGAACACAGGCATAGCCGGAGCTAGAAATAGGGCTATCCAGGAAGCCACCGGCGACTGGATAGCCTTTCTCGACCACGACGATCTCATCCTCCCAGACAAGCTTGAAAAACAGGTGGCACTGATCGAAGCCAATCCAAACCTTGTGGTCGTGTACTCCACCTTCAAATATCTCTACACGGACGGCTCAACCAACAAGGTTCCGGTTTTCCCTGCAAAAGAGCTTTGGCCTGCAATCCGCTACAGGACGCCGATCCTCCCCTCAACATCGATCATCCGCCGATCCGCGATTCAGGAGATCGGAGGCTTCAGCACAGACCCTCGTCTGCGTATGATCGACGATTGGGACATGTGGTTTCGCATGGTTCGCCGCTACTCGTCCGATGCATTTCAGGAGATTCCCGAGAGCCTGACGCTGTATCGCTGGTGGGAGAACAATGCCAGCAAGAGCTTCATCCCCTTAGCAGCGAATGTTCTGGGGCTGCTCGATAGATCGCTATTGAACGATCTCTCAGGGATAACGAAAACGATCTGGAAGCGCAGGATTGAAGCCCGCGTCTATTACCGGCTGGCGCTTTCGATGCGCGAAGCGCAAAACGAGCGCTATTGGGAGTTTGCGGTCGAATCATTTTGCAAATGGCCGATGTGGGGAACCATAGTGCCGTTTGAACGCTATCGCGTCCTCGCTCATATGCTGTTGACGCGGCTACGCAACTTCCGCTTCGACCTACGCTATTGGTGGCCAAAACGTGACTGCCGCAATCTCATAGGCTGA
- a CDS encoding dehydrogenase E1 component subunit alpha/beta: MFEQRLLKLFSEGRLFGTVHTCIGQEWTGVAVAEHLQPADVIFSNHRCHGHYLARTGNFEGLFAEIMGREAGICAGRGGSQHICDSNVFSNGIQGGIMPVSAGIAYAQKIEDGNAITVVFIGDGTLGEGAVYETLNIASMWGLPLLVILENNLYAQSTSQKQTLSGDILARPQAFGIATMHGNTWEPTSLIASVGKAVEQVRETRQPLFFRIDTYRLMAHSKSDDDRSRDEVEGYWQRDVLHSARETHREVMEPLTAELEQMLDDAVAQAEKSPLSSELETSLPEPATTWSETLIEEKDRVVNRIYAGLRSAMEQDERVILLGEDIEGPYGGAFKVTKDLSQIFPGRVRNTPISELAITGVSNGLALRGMHPVTEIMFGDFVMLAADQWINHAAKFQYMYANQVTVPLVLRTPMGGKRGYGPTHSQSLEKHLLGVPGTQVLALHNRYDPALIYGSLMKDIDRPTLVIENKVLYGEKASSEAIDGYKWFHSSHRFPISYLHTETPSDLVILCMGGMLSEVEKAIGQLFLEHDIIAEALCPTQIFPLQIEAILSIVRQSGRLLLVEEGHGFCGFTAEVLAEIYERDPNVRIRRVYSHSQHIPSAKPLELEVLPNAARIVREALVLGADR; encoded by the coding sequence TTGTTTGAACAGCGTCTTCTGAAGCTGTTCTCAGAGGGGCGACTCTTCGGTACTGTGCACACCTGCATCGGCCAGGAATGGACGGGCGTTGCTGTTGCTGAGCACTTGCAGCCGGCCGATGTCATCTTCAGCAATCATCGCTGCCATGGCCACTACCTTGCCCGGACGGGAAACTTTGAGGGACTGTTTGCCGAGATCATGGGCCGCGAGGCTGGAATCTGCGCAGGCCGCGGCGGAAGCCAGCATATCTGCGATTCTAATGTCTTCAGCAACGGCATTCAGGGTGGCATTATGCCGGTCTCGGCAGGCATTGCCTACGCTCAGAAGATAGAGGACGGCAATGCAATTACCGTTGTCTTTATCGGAGACGGGACGCTCGGCGAAGGTGCGGTGTACGAGACCCTGAACATCGCTTCGATGTGGGGTTTGCCACTGCTGGTTATTCTCGAAAATAACCTCTACGCGCAGAGCACTTCTCAGAAGCAGACTTTGAGCGGAGATATTCTGGCACGACCACAGGCCTTCGGCATCGCAACGATGCATGGCAATACCTGGGAGCCGACGTCGCTGATTGCATCGGTCGGCAAAGCGGTTGAGCAGGTGCGCGAGACCCGCCAGCCCCTCTTTTTCCGCATCGACACCTATCGCCTCATGGCGCACTCCAAGTCCGACGATGATCGCAGCCGCGATGAGGTGGAAGGGTATTGGCAGAGGGATGTACTGCACAGCGCACGCGAGACGCATCGCGAGGTGATGGAGCCGCTGACGGCGGAGTTGGAGCAAATGCTCGACGATGCCGTAGCGCAGGCAGAGAAGTCTCCTCTCTCGTCTGAGCTGGAAACTTCTCTTCCGGAACCGGCAACCACATGGAGTGAGACGCTGATTGAGGAGAAAGATCGCGTCGTCAATCGAATCTATGCCGGTCTGCGCTCTGCGATGGAGCAGGACGAGCGGGTGATATTGCTGGGAGAAGACATCGAAGGCCCCTACGGTGGTGCATTCAAAGTCACCAAGGATTTGAGCCAGATCTTCCCCGGACGAGTACGGAACACGCCTATCAGCGAGCTTGCCATCACAGGCGTGAGCAATGGCCTGGCCCTGCGAGGCATGCATCCGGTGACGGAGATCATGTTCGGCGACTTCGTCATGCTGGCCGCAGATCAATGGATTAACCATGCAGCGAAGTTTCAATATATGTACGCCAATCAAGTAACGGTGCCGCTGGTGCTGCGGACGCCCATGGGCGGTAAGCGCGGCTATGGTCCTACGCACAGCCAGTCGTTGGAGAAGCATCTGCTAGGCGTTCCGGGGACGCAGGTGCTTGCGCTCCACAATCGTTACGATCCGGCCCTGATCTACGGCTCGCTGATGAAAGACATCGACCGGCCAACGCTGGTGATCGAAAACAAGGTTCTGTATGGCGAGAAGGCATCTTCTGAGGCCATCGACGGCTACAAGTGGTTTCATAGCAGTCATCGCTTTCCCATCTCTTACCTGCATACAGAGACACCGTCCGACCTTGTGATCTTGTGCATGGGCGGAATGTTGTCAGAGGTGGAGAAGGCGATTGGGCAGTTGTTTTTAGAGCACGATATCATCGCAGAAGCTCTTTGCCCAACTCAGATATTTCCTCTGCAGATAGAAGCGATCCTGTCGATCGTTCGGCAAAGCGGGAGACTGTTGTTGGTGGAAGAAGGGCACGGCTTCTGCGGGTTTACTGCTGAGGTGCTTGCGGAGATCTACGAGCGTGATCCCAATGTGCGTATTCGCAGAGTCTACTCGCATTCGCAGCACATTCCTTCTGCGAAGCCGCTGGAGCTGGAAGTGCTTCCTAATGCTGCGCGAATTGTGCGTGAAGCATTAGTACTGGGGGCAGATCGATGA
- a CDS encoding 2-oxo acid dehydrogenase subunit E2, with translation MNAGVPILLERDNVNDDVVVLAHWFVKDGEKVDAGTLIAEIETSKANVEVLASHSGYLHWSFAEKAELPLSDPIGHILPEPLPAGSLLTSPPKSSVVPPPQSAKSSSVVAETTVAAQARAEKVRPSHKDSLVFTASTGYVQQVSHKARELMKAHDLTEERFAGISLVRGDDVLELLHGKSSVKASPVRIRETSSEGETECQPQNLSRLPVTEVPLSRMKRSEAKSLAGGAKNTIPSSVSVTCLTRGLRAALEADPALAGNVGALVVYECARLLRKYPSFNATHSSGTMLSYDQVNIGYAVDDGRGLKVVVLRDCDRKSLREITAELRELVLNYLEDKLTPVQITDGTFTISDLSGIGVSSFAPLISEGQSAILGVGGEQFVPGSRDGFYTLTLGFDHQLSEGRTAALFLNDLKDRLLHYEKAVMRDALKPEAIVCARCGRGSADLPDEKSYMVQSAVPPGYLCNICMVGL, from the coding sequence ATGAATGCGGGAGTACCTATTCTGCTTGAGCGCGACAACGTCAACGACGATGTCGTGGTGCTTGCCCACTGGTTTGTAAAAGACGGCGAGAAGGTTGACGCCGGTACGTTGATTGCCGAAATCGAAACCAGTAAGGCCAATGTGGAAGTGCTAGCATCGCACTCCGGATATCTTCATTGGAGCTTCGCGGAAAAAGCAGAGCTTCCGCTCTCAGATCCCATCGGGCATATTCTCCCCGAACCTTTGCCCGCAGGTTCATTGCTGACGAGCCCTCCGAAGAGTTCCGTGGTTCCTCCTCCGCAGAGCGCAAAGAGCAGTTCCGTTGTGGCGGAGACTACAGTTGCGGCTCAAGCGCGAGCAGAGAAGGTGCGCCCATCTCATAAGGATTCTCTGGTCTTCACGGCTTCGACTGGTTATGTTCAGCAGGTCTCTCATAAGGCGCGCGAGTTGATGAAGGCGCATGACCTCACTGAGGAGCGCTTTGCTGGAATTTCTCTGGTGCGTGGTGACGATGTTCTTGAGCTCCTGCATGGCAAGTCCTCTGTGAAGGCTAGTCCGGTAAGAATAAGAGAGACATCCTCGGAAGGCGAGACGGAATGCCAGCCACAGAACCTGTCTCGGCTTCCTGTGACGGAGGTACCTCTCTCTCGCATGAAGAGGAGCGAGGCGAAATCCCTGGCCGGCGGAGCAAAGAATACGATTCCGAGTTCGGTGTCGGTTACCTGCCTGACCCGCGGTCTGCGGGCTGCGCTCGAGGCTGATCCGGCGTTGGCCGGAAATGTGGGCGCGCTGGTGGTTTATGAGTGCGCGCGTCTCCTGAGAAAGTATCCCAGCTTCAACGCTACCCACAGCTCGGGCACGATGTTGAGCTATGACCAGGTCAACATTGGCTATGCAGTCGACGATGGCCGCGGTCTGAAGGTCGTCGTCCTGCGCGATTGCGACCGGAAGAGCCTTCGTGAGATCACTGCTGAACTGCGCGAGCTAGTGCTTAACTATCTGGAAGATAAGCTCACACCGGTGCAGATCACCGATGGAACATTTACGATCAGCGATCTCTCTGGCATTGGAGTCTCCAGCTTTGCTCCGCTGATCAGCGAAGGCCAGAGTGCAATTCTCGGAGTTGGCGGCGAGCAGTTTGTCCCAGGCAGCAGGGACGGTTTTTATACCCTGACTCTTGGATTTGATCACCAGCTTAGCGAGGGGCGCACTGCCGCTTTGTTCCTGAATGACCTGAAGGATCGGCTGCTGCACTATGAGAAGGCAGTCATGAGGGATGCCCTTAAGCCTGAGGCGATCGTCTGTGCGCGTTGTGGACGAGGCAGCGCCGATCTTCCCGATGAAAAGTCTTATATGGTACAGTCCGCGGTTCCGCCCGGATATCTCTGCAACATCTGCATGGTGGGGCTCTAA
- a CDS encoding holo-ACP synthase, with product MPETEKLRSIVSELMQVSEDQIGDSTVFAGSVLASSLGRARLDAALRSRLNFSDPGVYVVQSFGELCKLAGTEGVGGPSISSLPTNNGKQAILREVTGQNVAVGVDIQSVSDLPEVADYWEAEFYQQHFTRQEIAYALLQPAPRESFAATWCAKEALRKADGRWLGVDWQQTEIAHTSDGVPTFKSGEDQIPCSVSLSHTKDYALAVVVFESKPPVQQVSLPIAVRPSEAEAIPAPQSSKQPLVLAILAFLISLVAVGLALLK from the coding sequence ATGCCGGAGACGGAGAAGCTTCGATCGATTGTCAGCGAATTGATGCAGGTCTCCGAAGATCAGATTGGGGACTCGACCGTCTTTGCAGGTAGTGTTCTGGCCAGTTCTTTGGGGCGAGCACGGCTGGATGCTGCGTTGCGGTCGCGGCTGAACTTTTCCGATCCCGGCGTATACGTCGTTCAGAGCTTTGGTGAGCTATGCAAGCTCGCAGGCACCGAAGGTGTAGGAGGTCCCAGCATCTCTTCTTTGCCCACGAATAATGGCAAGCAGGCTATTTTGCGTGAAGTTACAGGACAGAATGTTGCTGTCGGTGTCGATATTCAATCAGTTTCCGATCTACCCGAGGTGGCGGATTATTGGGAGGCCGAGTTTTATCAGCAACATTTCACACGGCAGGAGATCGCTTATGCGCTGTTGCAGCCTGCTCCGCGCGAGAGCTTTGCTGCAACCTGGTGTGCGAAAGAAGCTCTAAGAAAGGCAGATGGCCGCTGGCTTGGCGTGGACTGGCAACAGACGGAGATTGCTCATACATCTGACGGGGTGCCGACTTTCAAATCGGGTGAGGATCAGATTCCTTGTTCCGTGAGTTTGAGCCATACGAAAGACTATGCGTTGGCAGTTGTTGTCTTCGAATCGAAACCGCCGGTGCAGCAGGTATCGCTACCTATTGCAGTAAGGCCCTCCGAGGCAGAAGCTATTCCAGCTCCCCAATCCAGTAAACAACCGCTCGTGCTGGCCATTCTGGCGTTTCTGATATCGTTGGTTGCCGTGGGCTTGGCCCTTCTGAAGTAA
- a CDS encoding serine O-acetyltransferase — MALKLWNVLCADMYRYRGKASARDLVAAYLHEPGFRFTYYLRKVKFYSPRKKSLGIFGYVYNRIMLHHYRMRYGFDISPATSIGHGLYIGHFGGVVISPYATLGSNVNIAQGVTIGSTSSGPRQGAPTIGDKVWIGANAVIVGKITIGSGALIGPGAYVYFDVPVNGVVLGNPGIIVGHSGSERYVNRVFGEDTQS, encoded by the coding sequence TTGGCGCTGAAACTCTGGAACGTGTTGTGTGCAGATATGTACCGATACCGTGGCAAAGCAAGCGCCAGGGATCTGGTGGCCGCATATCTTCATGAACCAGGATTTCGCTTTACTTATTACCTGCGTAAGGTGAAGTTCTACAGCCCACGAAAGAAATCGCTTGGTATATTCGGCTACGTCTATAACAGGATCATGTTGCATCACTATCGGATGAGGTATGGATTCGATATTTCTCCTGCAACCTCGATCGGCCATGGTTTATACATCGGTCATTTTGGTGGCGTGGTCATCAGCCCGTATGCGACTCTGGGGTCGAACGTGAACATCGCTCAGGGGGTTACGATCGGCTCCACCAGCTCGGGCCCACGGCAGGGTGCTCCCACCATTGGAGATAAGGTGTGGATCGGAGCGAACGCGGTCATCGTGGGAAAGATCACGATCGGGTCCGGAGCCTTAATCGGCCCGGGAGCCTATGTTTATTTTGATGTTCCAGTCAACGGGGTAGTTTTAGGCAATCCCGGCATTATCGTTGGACATTCAGGCTCCGAAAGATATGTGAATAGAGTTTTCGGCGAAGATACTCAATCGTGA
- a CDS encoding glycosyltransferase family 2 protein: MAQNKSISVAMCTYNGEKYLAEQLQSIAAQTRLPSELVICDDRSTDTTVAIIKDFAATAPFEVRLIENPQNIGSAKKGVTRNFENVSRLCCGDLIAFCDQDDIWLPQKLARLSVTMEEDHNLGGVFSDARLVDRQSQPTGALLSQTSGFTPQEQARLAQGETLSILLAMTKVYGCTLMVDARLLEKILPVPPSWWFDAWFACTTAVYSRLAFVSEPLFCYRIHPTQQVGASVPSFAERVRKWKQSAAQYWIESQPQLSELRERLVSQQDARYQPDIQYIEGRMALLKMRSELPANRLMRLAKVLPRVNQYRRYFNGWKSVVKDITA; the protein is encoded by the coding sequence ATGGCGCAAAATAAAAGTATCTCAGTTGCGATGTGTACATATAACGGTGAAAAATATCTGGCAGAGCAATTACAAAGTATTGCTGCCCAAACCAGATTGCCGTCCGAACTAGTTATTTGTGACGACCGCTCTACTGATACAACAGTAGCTATCATCAAGGACTTCGCAGCTACGGCCCCTTTCGAGGTACGGCTCATTGAAAATCCTCAAAATATAGGATCTGCAAAAAAGGGAGTTACGAGGAACTTTGAAAACGTCAGTAGGCTTTGCTGCGGCGATTTAATCGCTTTTTGTGATCAGGATGATATCTGGCTTCCGCAAAAATTAGCTCGTCTGTCAGTAACGATGGAAGAAGACCACAACCTGGGAGGCGTATTTTCGGATGCGCGGCTGGTCGACAGGCAGTCGCAGCCAACAGGCGCTCTATTATCGCAGACAAGTGGTTTTACACCTCAGGAGCAGGCAAGGCTGGCGCAGGGAGAGACTTTGTCGATCCTGCTTGCTATGACCAAGGTCTATGGCTGCACCCTGATGGTTGACGCTAGGCTACTTGAAAAGATTCTTCCGGTTCCTCCAAGCTGGTGGTTCGACGCCTGGTTCGCATGTACGACGGCTGTCTATTCCCGATTGGCCTTCGTCTCCGAGCCGCTCTTTTGCTATCGCATTCATCCTACTCAGCAGGTGGGGGCCTCGGTGCCATCCTTTGCAGAACGGGTACGCAAATGGAAGCAGTCGGCAGCGCAGTATTGGATAGAATCGCAGCCACAGCTTTCGGAGCTTCGCGAGCGCCTCGTCTCGCAACAGGATGCGAGATACCAACCGGATATTCAATACATTGAAGGAAGAATGGCGCTGCTAAAGATGAGATCAGAGCTGCCCGCAAATCGGCTGATGCGATTGGCAAAAGTTCTTCCCCGGGTGAATCAATACCGTCGGTACTTTAATGGCTGGAAGAGTGTTGTGAAAGATATTACCGCGTGA
- a CDS encoding glycosyltransferase family 2 protein yields MSVIIPAYNAASYIKETIESVFSQTYRHFEVIVVNDGSPDTIILEKVLQPYLESIVYLTQENRGLSGARNTGLRAAKGNLISLLDADDIWLPDYLGQQVAFLRDNPERDLVYCNAEFFGEGITPGQFYMNACPSEGEADAAAIISKRCTVFVSVTARKEALQSIGFDESLRSCEDLDCWLRFAAAGYRIGYQRKVLARYRRHAASLSANAERMLGFNIQVMTNALSLFPAQSNEADLIHEAIEKRKAELDIVKGKKALKSREIEAAKAHFQNANLHYHSAKNWWLLQALNVAPVLVVWLFRMRSMVSIKHRQNNG; encoded by the coding sequence GTGAGCGTTATCATTCCAGCCTATAACGCAGCTTCCTATATAAAAGAGACCATTGAATCAGTCTTCTCACAAACTTATCGCCATTTTGAAGTCATCGTAGTTAACGACGGCTCGCCGGACACCATCATATTAGAAAAAGTCCTGCAGCCTTACCTCGAATCGATCGTCTATCTCACGCAGGAGAACCGCGGCCTAAGCGGCGCGCGCAACACTGGCCTTCGTGCTGCAAAAGGCAATCTGATCTCGCTGCTCGACGCAGATGATATCTGGCTGCCGGATTACCTGGGGCAACAGGTTGCATTCCTACGCGACAATCCCGAAAGGGATCTGGTCTACTGCAACGCCGAATTCTTCGGCGAGGGCATCACGCCGGGCCAGTTTTACATGAATGCATGCCCCTCCGAAGGGGAGGCCGACGCTGCAGCGATCATTTCAAAGCGATGCACGGTCTTTGTATCCGTTACGGCACGCAAAGAGGCATTGCAGTCCATTGGATTTGATGAGTCGCTTCGGTCCTGCGAAGATCTCGACTGCTGGCTGCGTTTTGCCGCTGCAGGCTATCGCATTGGTTATCAGCGAAAGGTCCTTGCCCGATATCGCAGACATGCTGCAAGCCTCTCTGCCAATGCCGAGCGGATGCTCGGGTTCAATATTCAGGTGATGACGAACGCGCTTAGCTTATTTCCAGCCCAATCTAACGAAGCCGATCTTATCCATGAGGCAATCGAGAAGCGGAAGGCTGAACTGGATATAGTCAAAGGAAAGAAGGCGCTGAAGAGCAGGGAGATCGAAGCGGCAAAGGCTCACTTCCAAAATGCCAATCTGCATTACCACAGCGCTAAGAACTGGTGGCTTCTACAAGCTTTGAATGTAGCGCCAGTTTTAGTCGTATGGTTATTTCGGATGCGATCGATGGTGTCGATCAAACATCGGCAAAATAACGGATAG
- a CDS encoding polysaccharide deacetylase family protein: MRSLHFLYHEIRPTQTEYSYVIDVEDFKKHIDLMVAMRARNDLELYPCVTFDDGHISNFEYALPILQERGIEAHFFITAGWTGNKPGYMSWQELRSLHASGQAIGAHGWSHTLLTHCNAKELHAELNNSRMILEDKLGAPVTAMSLPGGRYNRRVLTACEEAGYKQIYTSIPRSEPERHGLTIGRLNIRKDMKLAWIEDLFNPSKSALPRLERLYQVKAAAQALMGDRMYEKLWAILNREEPDAHAAEATRE, encoded by the coding sequence TTGCGCAGCCTCCATTTTCTTTATCACGAAATACGGCCTACCCAGACGGAGTATTCGTATGTAATTGATGTCGAAGATTTTAAAAAACACATTGATCTCATGGTGGCGATGAGAGCCAGAAATGATCTAGAGCTCTATCCTTGTGTAACCTTTGACGACGGCCATATCTCAAACTTCGAATATGCACTTCCTATTCTTCAAGAAAGAGGTATTGAAGCGCATTTTTTTATAACCGCCGGCTGGACTGGAAATAAGCCCGGCTACATGAGCTGGCAGGAATTAAGGTCTCTCCATGCGAGCGGTCAAGCGATTGGAGCACATGGATGGAGCCATACCCTTCTTACACATTGCAATGCAAAAGAGCTGCATGCTGAACTGAATAATTCCCGGATGATATTAGAGGATAAATTAGGTGCTCCTGTTACAGCTATGTCTCTGCCGGGAGGGCGATACAATCGCCGAGTGCTCACTGCTTGTGAGGAGGCAGGATATAAGCAGATCTATACTTCGATTCCTCGATCGGAACCGGAGCGCCACGGGCTGACCATAGGTCGTTTGAATATTCGAAAAGATATGAAGCTCGCATGGATTGAAGATCTATTTAATCCATCCAAGAGTGCATTGCCGCGCCTGGAGCGTTTATATCAAGTTAAGGCTGCTGCACAGGCGTTGATGGGCGATCGTATGTATGAAAAACTCTGGGCCATATTGAATCGTGAGGAGCCCGATGCCCACGCTGCGGAGGCAACCAGAGAATGA